One region of Anaeromyxobacter paludicola genomic DNA includes:
- a CDS encoding tetratricopeptide repeat protein, producing the protein MYNLLISLAVGVVVTAAVRLGFGSWVAAVVPGLITAVAAYIVLARRSQKQLEALFEGMQREVQAQRPEKAIALLKGGFALAPWQFLVASQLHSQIGVLLYVQKSFDEAAPHLEKSFSRHWLAQAMRAVSRFRRNDLAGMEQVFEEATKVSKKEGLLWAAWAWCLEKAGRHADAVKVIGRGVAANPSDEKLKSAQQSLANGKRLKLGKTYGQEWFALHLEAPPTVMGPPPRGFRRQMYQRH; encoded by the coding sequence ATGTACAACCTGCTGATCAGCCTGGCGGTCGGAGTGGTGGTCACGGCCGCGGTGCGGCTCGGCTTCGGCAGCTGGGTCGCCGCCGTCGTCCCCGGGCTCATCACCGCCGTCGCCGCCTACATCGTGCTCGCCCGCCGCTCCCAGAAGCAGCTCGAGGCGCTCTTCGAGGGCATGCAGCGCGAGGTGCAGGCGCAGCGCCCCGAGAAGGCGATCGCCCTCCTCAAGGGCGGCTTCGCGCTCGCCCCCTGGCAGTTCCTGGTCGCCTCGCAGCTCCACTCGCAGATCGGCGTGCTGCTCTACGTCCAGAAGAGCTTCGACGAGGCGGCGCCGCACCTCGAGAAGAGCTTCTCGCGCCACTGGCTCGCGCAGGCCATGCGGGCCGTCTCGCGCTTCCGCCGGAACGACCTCGCCGGGATGGAGCAGGTCTTCGAGGAGGCGACCAAGGTCTCCAAGAAGGAGGGCCTGCTCTGGGCGGCCTGGGCCTGGTGCCTCGAGAAGGCCGGCCGGCACGCCGACGCGGTGAAGGTCATCGGCCGCGGCGTGGCGGCCAATCCCAGCGACGAGAAGCTCAAGTCGGCGCAGCAATCGCTGGCCAACGGGAAGCGGCTCAAGCTCGGGAAGACCTACGGGCAGGAGTGGTTCGCGCTCCACCTCGAGGCGCCGCCCACCGTGATGGGGCCGCCGCCGCGCGGCTTCCGGCGGCAGATGTACCAGCGGCACTGA
- the uxx1 gene encoding UXX-star selenoprotein family 1 yields MPAKVEIFGKDTUPYTNAARVDFGKRGIGFEYHDVRKDAEAMRRFLDYSLGDRRVPLIVEDGRVTLGFGGT; encoded by the coding sequence ATGCCCGCCAAGGTCGAGATCTTCGGTAAGGACACCTGACCCTACACCAACGCCGCCCGTGTGGACTTCGGCAAGCGAGGGATCGGGTTCGAGTACCACGACGTGCGCAAGGACGCCGAGGCGATGCGGCGCTTCCTCGACTATTCGCTGGGCGACCGGCGCGTCCCGCTCATCGTGGAGGACGGCCGGGTGACGCTCGGCTTCGGCGGCACCTGA
- a CDS encoding Fis family transcriptional regulator has protein sequence MAELDDELIARVMDWCAEAGRPTTAAEVRAALSPLGWDDLLAARALLADPPPARPLGPRALADLARGASPAAAVERELAGGPVASEAASVAEAGADAAAGEKPARRPRKRRGQPAGPVVRRARDRQSTPASPAPGLPLLDELLLPEGRAVLERLQRRLGARRKAITAALAAGWRHPDDAPPAEADLEKLLAAHGLSRGFARRERELLLHAVRAAGGVLSRAARSVELSAEELGAALARAGALPEAERIRAERGRQVLRQAATLSERVHLLLADEERLAELGVLPAVLSDLRARLPEHLRALRASTPARFLLPALARSLSVPRVAAESLARRFQLSVGEARPAGPRTRTGEGHEVDPAPAPRPRSPRPGGAGPSSSRPAGRAAPSSPRSGPRPSSPRAGGPRPSSPRAGGAARPPATRSDAAAPRRGPPRPSGPSARPGAPGTRSGPPRPGGARPGRPAGPRRPR, from the coding sequence ATGGCAGAGCTGGACGACGAGTTGATCGCGCGGGTGATGGACTGGTGCGCGGAGGCGGGGCGCCCCACCACCGCGGCCGAGGTGCGCGCCGCCCTGTCCCCTCTCGGCTGGGACGATCTGCTCGCCGCCAGGGCTTTGCTCGCCGACCCTCCCCCCGCGCGGCCGCTCGGCCCCCGGGCCCTCGCCGACCTGGCGCGCGGCGCTTCGCCCGCCGCCGCGGTCGAGCGGGAGCTCGCGGGCGGCCCGGTCGCCTCGGAGGCCGCCTCGGTCGCCGAAGCCGGCGCGGACGCGGCGGCCGGCGAGAAGCCCGCCCGGCGTCCGCGCAAGCGGCGCGGCCAGCCCGCCGGCCCGGTCGTCCGGCGAGCGCGGGATCGGCAGTCGACCCCGGCCAGCCCCGCACCGGGGTTGCCGCTCCTGGACGAGCTCCTGCTGCCCGAGGGGCGCGCCGTGCTCGAGCGGCTCCAGCGCCGGCTCGGGGCGCGCAGGAAGGCGATCACGGCCGCCCTCGCGGCCGGCTGGCGCCACCCGGACGACGCCCCGCCGGCCGAAGCCGACCTCGAGAAGCTCCTCGCGGCGCACGGGCTCTCCCGCGGCTTCGCCCGCCGGGAGCGCGAGCTCCTCCTCCACGCCGTCCGCGCCGCGGGCGGGGTCCTCTCCCGCGCCGCCCGGAGCGTCGAGCTCTCTGCGGAGGAGCTGGGCGCGGCGCTCGCGCGCGCCGGCGCCCTCCCGGAGGCCGAGCGGATCCGCGCCGAGCGCGGGCGCCAGGTGCTGCGGCAGGCCGCCACGCTCTCCGAGCGCGTCCACCTGCTGCTGGCCGACGAGGAGCGGCTCGCGGAGCTGGGCGTGCTCCCGGCGGTCCTCTCCGACCTGCGGGCGCGCCTGCCCGAGCACCTCCGGGCGCTGCGCGCCTCCACCCCGGCCCGGTTCCTGTTGCCGGCGCTCGCGCGCAGCCTCTCCGTCCCGCGCGTCGCCGCCGAGTCGCTGGCGCGCCGCTTCCAGCTCTCGGTCGGCGAGGCCCGCCCGGCGGGCCCGCGCACCCGCACCGGCGAGGGGCACGAGGTCGATCCCGCGCCGGCGCCCAGGCCGCGGTCGCCACGTCCCGGCGGCGCTGGCCCGTCCTCGTCCCGGCCCGCCGGCCGCGCCGCTCCGTCCTCGCCCCGCTCCGGCCCCCGGCCGAGCTCGCCCCGCGCCGGCGGCCCCCGCCCGAGCTCACCTCGCGCCGGCGGCGCCGCGCGCCCGCCCGCCACCCGCTCCGACGCCGCAGCCCCGCGGCGCGGCCCGCCGCGCCCGTCCGGCCCCTCCGCGCGCCCGGGCGCGCCCGGGACGCGCTCCGGCCCACCCCGCCCCGGCGGAGCCCGCCCCGGCCGCCCGGCGGGCCCGCGCCGCCCGCGCTAG
- a CDS encoding FmdB family zinc ribbon protein — protein sequence MPIYEFLCEACGNVTEQMQKVTDPPPAKCPECGSKRMAKLVSRSAFQLKGGGWYKDLYASSAGADAKKKKPD from the coding sequence GTGCCCATCTACGAGTTTCTCTGTGAAGCGTGCGGCAACGTCACCGAGCAGATGCAGAAGGTGACCGACCCGCCGCCCGCGAAGTGCCCCGAGTGCGGCAGCAAGCGGATGGCGAAGCTCGTGTCCCGCAGCGCCTTCCAGCTCAAGGGCGGCGGCTGGTACAAGGACCTCTACGCGTCGAGCGCCGGGGCCGACGCGAAGAAGAAGAAGCCGGACTGA
- a CDS encoding sensor histidine kinase: MTRGVTAARLAGMIAVTGIVPILLLGGIAIEVLRQSGEREVEEQLRAVADQAAARIDDHLEGVLETLRAVAGAVGSEEDAARRLEEVRLEAPSLRRVLLVGPDHPADLAAIRLTGDQVDAARAGVEQVSGFHLESDLSPALDACVPARRLRGHAVCAHVDLLELWSYVQSIRVGQSGWALAFERDGRLIASGLGALRGAVLTGHRVAESVAAARAARDPAAAPVRFEGGAGEDVLAGWARIERLGWTVVVERPAREALRPVRRARLLLAGISAFALALSIAIGTRESRRILGELAAEERWRTAGRIATGVTHDMNHRLVALQHAAKLAERGDPAVLPRLGDLLRIEVGALRGLVDDFADLSREGIAVELRPVELGELLRSVALTAEGYAEHMGVQVVVEAAGAQRIEADRHLLERALLNLVTNAIEASPRGGEVRLVAEVHGGRALLEVRDRGVGIAPQRLASLFDAFSSTKGSGTHLGLGLASAKRVAAAHGGAVRVASRLGEGSTFTLDLPAAGAAPA, encoded by the coding sequence ATGACCCGCGGCGTGACCGCGGCCCGCCTCGCGGGCATGATCGCGGTGACCGGCATCGTCCCCATCCTCCTCCTCGGAGGGATCGCCATCGAGGTGCTGCGCCAGAGCGGCGAGCGCGAGGTGGAGGAGCAGCTCCGCGCGGTCGCCGACCAGGCCGCGGCGCGGATCGACGACCACCTCGAGGGCGTGCTCGAGACGCTGCGGGCGGTGGCGGGCGCCGTCGGCAGCGAGGAGGACGCCGCGCGGCGGCTCGAGGAGGTGCGGCTCGAGGCGCCCAGCCTGCGGCGGGTCTTGCTGGTCGGCCCCGATCACCCCGCCGACCTCGCCGCCATCCGGCTCACGGGCGACCAGGTGGACGCGGCGCGCGCGGGCGTGGAGCAGGTGTCCGGGTTCCACCTGGAGAGCGATCTCAGCCCGGCCCTCGACGCCTGCGTGCCGGCGCGCCGGCTGCGGGGGCACGCGGTCTGCGCCCACGTGGACCTCCTCGAGCTCTGGAGCTACGTGCAGTCGATCCGGGTCGGCCAGTCGGGCTGGGCCCTCGCGTTCGAGCGCGACGGCCGGCTCATCGCCTCGGGCCTGGGCGCGCTGCGCGGGGCGGTGCTCACCGGGCACCGGGTGGCCGAGTCGGTGGCGGCCGCGCGGGCCGCGCGCGATCCCGCGGCGGCGCCGGTGCGGTTCGAGGGCGGCGCCGGCGAGGACGTGCTCGCCGGCTGGGCCCGCATCGAGCGGCTCGGCTGGACGGTGGTGGTCGAGCGCCCGGCGCGCGAGGCGCTCCGGCCGGTGCGGCGCGCGCGCCTGCTGCTCGCCGGCATCTCGGCCTTCGCCCTGGCGCTCTCGATCGCCATCGGGACCCGCGAGTCGCGCCGGATCCTGGGAGAGCTGGCGGCGGAGGAGCGGTGGCGCACCGCCGGCCGGATCGCCACCGGCGTCACCCACGACATGAACCACCGGCTGGTGGCGCTGCAGCACGCCGCCAAGCTGGCCGAGCGCGGCGATCCGGCGGTGCTGCCCCGGCTCGGCGACCTGCTGCGCATCGAGGTGGGCGCGCTGCGGGGGCTGGTGGACGACTTCGCCGACCTCTCGCGCGAGGGGATCGCGGTCGAGCTGCGGCCGGTCGAGCTCGGCGAGCTGCTCCGGAGCGTGGCGCTCACCGCCGAGGGGTACGCCGAGCACATGGGCGTGCAGGTGGTGGTCGAGGCGGCCGGGGCGCAGCGGATCGAGGCGGACCGCCACCTGCTCGAGCGCGCGCTCCTGAACCTCGTCACCAACGCCATCGAGGCGAGCCCGCGCGGGGGCGAGGTGCGGCTCGTCGCCGAGGTGCACGGCGGGCGGGCCCTGCTCGAGGTGCGCGACCGCGGGGTGGGCATCGCGCCGCAGCGGCTGGCGAGCCTCTTCGACGCCTTCTCCTCGACCAAGGGGAGCGGGACCCACCTCGGGCTCGGGCTCGCCAGCGCGAAGCGGGTGGCGGCCGCGCACGGGGGCGCCGTGCGGGTGGCGAGCCGGCTCGGGGAGGGCTCGACCTTCACCCTGGACCTGCCGGCGGCCGGCGCCGCGCCGGCCTGA
- a CDS encoding periplasmic substrate-binding domain-containing protein, with translation MRLLPVLLLLAGCRAAPAAPPFTLRFAVPGVVGTFGPASAEGVAALARDLAFEPLLRPDPSGHASEVLASWARAGDGLRVVLLPGVRLADGAHATRDDLAESLRAAGFQVRIDGDEVFLSSRRGAVAPGDLYHVGLGRRTADGWIGSRPFRLAAAGPGELLLERVRPAQGRVERVRLLAFPDARTAFVQLLRGEADAMIGLDDRMAQLVEGVGRLQLVRGESPLGLAVVFGPRLGAAERRALAAWLPRGELAAAAHEGCAPLASGGGALPPGRRLDVVSATLDPSGTLAGLALRRALGSRGGAYRRAEGGERVEAEGGFDLLVASVLVWPEEAALRQWRARPSARVTPGTGGDADEVARAIAEDPPLVPLCRRRRLAAVDSRVRNPRLGDWDVLGRLPEWEVTR, from the coding sequence GTGCGGCTCCTGCCCGTGCTCCTCCTGCTGGCGGGATGCCGCGCGGCCCCCGCGGCCCCCCCGTTCACGCTGCGCTTCGCCGTGCCCGGGGTGGTCGGGACCTTCGGGCCGGCGTCGGCCGAGGGGGTCGCCGCGCTGGCGCGCGACCTCGCCTTCGAGCCGCTGCTGCGCCCCGACCCGTCCGGCCACGCCTCGGAGGTGCTCGCCTCCTGGGCTCGCGCCGGCGACGGGCTGCGGGTCGTCCTCCTGCCCGGGGTCCGGCTCGCCGATGGCGCGCACGCCACCCGCGACGACCTCGCCGAGAGCCTCCGGGCCGCCGGCTTCCAGGTGCGGATCGACGGTGACGAGGTGTTCCTCTCGTCGCGGCGCGGCGCCGTGGCGCCGGGCGACCTCTACCACGTCGGGCTCGGGCGCCGCACCGCGGACGGGTGGATCGGCTCGCGCCCGTTCCGGCTCGCCGCCGCCGGCCCCGGCGAGCTCCTGCTCGAGCGGGTCCGCCCGGCGCAGGGGCGGGTGGAGCGCGTGCGGCTCCTCGCGTTCCCCGACGCGCGCACCGCCTTCGTGCAGCTCCTGCGCGGCGAGGCCGACGCGATGATCGGGCTCGACGACCGCATGGCCCAGCTGGTCGAGGGCGTGGGGCGGCTCCAGCTGGTCCGCGGCGAGTCGCCACTCGGGCTCGCGGTGGTCTTCGGGCCGAGGCTCGGGGCGGCCGAGCGGCGGGCGCTCGCGGCCTGGCTGCCGCGCGGGGAGCTGGCCGCGGCGGCGCACGAGGGCTGCGCGCCGCTGGCGAGCGGCGGGGGCGCGCTCCCGCCGGGACGCCGGCTCGACGTGGTCTCCGCCACCCTCGATCCGTCCGGGACGCTGGCCGGGCTGGCCCTGCGGCGCGCCCTCGGGAGCCGGGGCGGCGCCTACCGGCGCGCCGAGGGCGGCGAGCGGGTCGAGGCGGAGGGCGGCTTCGACCTGCTCGTCGCGAGCGTGCTCGTCTGGCCGGAGGAGGCGGCGCTGCGGCAGTGGCGCGCGCGCCCCTCGGCGCGGGTCACCCCGGGCACCGGCGGCGACGCGGACGAGGTGGCCCGGGCGATCGCGGAGGACCCGCCGCTCGTCCCGCTCTGCCGGCGCCGGCGGCTCGCCGCGGTGGACTCGCGCGTGCGCAACCCGAGGCTGGGCGACTGGGACGTCCTCGGCCGGCTGCCGGAGTGGGAGGTGACCCGATGA